The nucleotide window TTTCATagataatttcatttataataagtGCCGCGCATTTATTAGGTACTCGAAGTATGGTTGaataaaatttctataaaaatcaatttgtttCCCCTTCAGCAGTAATCGGTGGGCGGGGACGAATCAGTTtgttaataaattcaaatttattcgTTGATCGGGCGCACGTCTCTGTACTAACGTATTTAAAAAGTGATTAGAAGTTAAATTGACACAATATGAACTTTTTGTGTCAGCCTCGGCGCGTAATCAGAAACAAGATTATTCAATTTGTAACGAACGTTCGGTGAGACTGCAAATTGATTACGAGCCATCGTTCTATTTACAATTTAGATGTATAAAACGGAACGTAATACGTATCGCCCTTTTACTTTCCTGAATAAAgtgctttaaaattttaaaaccgcGTCGTGGCTCTTAGACATGAAGCTTGTGTTACTTACAATGAGAATTGAGATTAAATTTACATTGTTGCTTTTAGCGGCGCGGGCTCCGCACCGTCTGTTATGGTAAGGTATTCATGAAAGCAAATGTTTAGTCCCGGGGCGAGCAACGTAACACAGAGCACTTGGCGGAATCATTCGTGTGCGCTCTAActtatgataattatatttggaATAATCCGCCCAAAGCAACGAATGCAGGAAGCAGACTtaccttattcataaaatataagcaTACACGTatggaataattaaattaagaacGTCtaccgacttcaaaatataCATCGTGTAAATATGCACACAACATACACgtttctatttctttttcttattcCACCTCGGTGGCTCAAAACTGTGAAAGAGGGTCTTGCTCAATATATCACATTCATACAATTCTCTTTGCGCTTTGTAAGCCAAAGACATCATCTTAATGTCTTTAGCGAACATTTCTTTCGCTGCTGTATTTACAGCTTTTACATCTAAGCCATCCAAAGCCAATGAGAGGTTCATGTAAAATCCCTCTATATTGTCCATCATAGTTGTTACGTTATCTTTAGGATCCTCTATTCCACCAAAAACACGTGTATGCACATATTGTACACacgtatgtaattttatattatcgaAGTCACCGTATAATCGTTGAAAATCATTGTTCAGTAACTTATGAAACGCACTTTTGTAACTATTCGCTTTATCTTCTAGATATGTGTTTCGGTTCCTAAAAATGTTTACTTCGGTTTCCATTTCACCAGCTGCAGCTTTAAGAGCGCTCTTGAACTCATCTTTTTCTCTGAGAACATTGTTTAATACCTGTTTAGTGTAGTTACCAACGTCCATATAAAGATGTCCTTGCCGACATATATTAtcaaaaattgttattaattgtttgggatttttaaaaacaagtgtTGGTTCATCGCAAGGTAACGATAGAGCACTTTTGATGACTACTTTTGGTCCAAGTTCAATGGTACTTGATAACTTCGCATGAATTCGAGTGTCTCGATGTATGTTCATGCCCTGTTGTTGTAACCAGTCTGGCGTCATCGACGTGAGAAAATCGCTATAAGTcaacaaaatttcatatttgGCACTTAGAACGACGAGTTCATTCTTCAGCTTggaatattcaaaattatattcttcTAGTTCATCGTTTACCTTTTCTATCCGGACAACTATCTTCGCTGCCTCGTCTTGAACTTTTTTCGCTTGTATGAAACTAAATTTTAGCATCGATACGAAACTGGCACTGTATTTTAAATAGAGTTCTCTAGCTTTTTCATATTCTGCTACTTCAGTTCTATAATCTGCATCTATTCGAACGATTTCTTCTTTTCGATAACCTATATCAGTTCGACACAAGCATATATCTCTTATATTTGACATGTATACTTTGATATCGTCTGCTTGCCGGAGCGGTCTACCTTCAATTACCCTATAAAATTCATTGTGGATATCACATACAGTGTGTACATTTTCCGTGGTACTAGGTTCAGGATGGATTTTTCTCGGTGCagatattttactaaaaagtCTTGTCATTATCGGTATAGCAAAAGGATTAGGAAAGCTCTTGCTTGATATGTCCCTCAAGGGAggttcaatttttttattcttaaacgTTTTTAATGGCTGCCTTACTTTGTGGTCACATTCTAATGGTGTTACTCTCAAAAGTTTGTTGTTTCTAATTCGTCTTATCAAGAGCTCTTTTGGTGTCGGCCTAGACCTGAAACAACGgcataaatttaataaatcatatgaGAGCAGAAACTGAATATTCTTGATCGCCTCCAAATCTTTTTTAATGTTAGTCAAACATTATATTGGCATAAATTGAATTCCTTTTTC belongs to Anticarsia gemmatalis isolate Benzon Research Colony breed Stoneville strain chromosome 9, ilAntGemm2 primary, whole genome shotgun sequence and includes:
- the LOC142975242 gene encoding uncharacterized protein LOC142975242, with the translated sequence MSKSRPTPKELLIRRIRNNKLLRVTPLECDHKVRQPLKTFKNKKIEPPLRDISSKSFPNPFAIPIMTRLFSKISAPRKIHPEPSTTENVHTVCDIHNEFYRVIEGRPLRQADDIKVYMSNIRDICLCRTDIGYRKEEIVRIDADYRTEVAEYEKARELYLKYSASFVSMLKFSFIQAKKVQDEAAKIVVRIEKVNDELEEYNFEYSKLKNELVVLSAKYEILLTYSDFLTSMTPDWLQQQGMNIHRDTRIHAKLSSTIELGPKVVIKSALSLPCDEPTLVFKNPKQLITIFDNICRQGHLYMDVGNYTKQVLNNVLREKDEFKSALKAAAGEMETEVNIFRNRNTYLEDKANSYKSAFHKLLNNDFQRLYGDFDNIKLHTCVQYVHTRVFGGIEDPKDNVTTMMDNIEGFYMNLSLALDGLDVKAVNTAAKEMFAKDIKMMSLAYKAQRELYECDILSKTLFHSFEPPRWNKKKK